From a single Leptospira levettii genomic region:
- a CDS encoding sodium:proton antiporter yields the protein MKKLLTLMVFLVCLSVTTSGIFAEEPTPVPTETTTQEETGHSSHGESVHEELPYWTVLPFVAILLSIAILPVASHKTAHWWEDNNNKLILAVGLGAISFVVLLVYGYSHNIVHTVFFDYIPFIILLGSLFYISGGIVIKGDIHATPLNNTLYLLIGAALASFIGTTGASMLLIRPLLKTNSERKHVVHTVVFFIFLVSNIGGSLTPLGDPPLFLGYLKGVPFTWTFKLLPEMLVAVAILLTVYFVWDTMAYKKETKKDLKRDDKLATPFSIGGQVNFIWLLGVILAVAFLNSNYIPQINETPTLGFIREAVLIALIGLSMFTSKEENRKFNNFTLHPIQEVAYLFIGIFITMIPALVLLEAHGKELGITENWQFFWATGAFSSVLDNAPTYLTFGSLASGLLTPAGSAPLTLGQFIGNVQAEEILKAISVGAVFMGANTYIGNAPNFMVKSVAEENKVKMPSFGGYLAYSMGILVPVFILLTFIFFV from the coding sequence TTGAAGAAGCTTCTCACATTGATGGTTTTCCTGGTATGTTTGTCTGTGACAACTTCCGGGATATTTGCCGAAGAACCAACTCCGGTTCCAACCGAGACAACAACACAAGAGGAAACTGGGCATTCCTCTCATGGTGAATCCGTTCACGAAGAACTCCCGTATTGGACAGTCTTACCTTTCGTGGCAATTCTCCTTTCCATTGCGATTTTGCCGGTTGCCTCTCACAAAACAGCGCATTGGTGGGAAGATAATAACAACAAACTCATTTTAGCAGTTGGGCTAGGAGCAATTTCTTTTGTTGTATTACTTGTTTATGGATATAGCCATAACATCGTACACACTGTATTCTTTGATTATATCCCCTTTATCATTTTACTCGGTTCCTTGTTTTATATCTCCGGTGGAATTGTGATTAAAGGTGATATCCATGCAACTCCGCTGAACAACACTTTGTATCTCTTAATTGGTGCGGCTCTTGCGTCTTTTATTGGAACAACGGGAGCATCGATGTTACTCATCCGCCCTTTGTTAAAAACAAATAGCGAAAGAAAACATGTTGTCCATACGGTAGTATTTTTTATTTTCCTTGTTTCCAATATTGGTGGTTCCTTAACTCCACTGGGCGATCCTCCACTGTTTTTGGGATACCTCAAAGGAGTTCCATTCACTTGGACATTTAAGTTGTTGCCCGAGATGTTAGTAGCTGTTGCGATTCTACTCACTGTTTACTTTGTTTGGGATACAATGGCTTATAAAAAAGAAACCAAAAAAGATCTCAAACGTGATGATAAACTCGCAACTCCATTTTCCATCGGTGGGCAAGTTAACTTCATTTGGTTACTCGGAGTGATCTTAGCAGTTGCTTTTTTAAACAGTAACTACATTCCTCAAATCAACGAAACTCCAACACTTGGATTCATTCGTGAAGCGGTGCTCATTGCACTCATTGGTCTTTCTATGTTCACTTCAAAAGAAGAGAATCGAAAGTTTAATAACTTTACGCTTCACCCGATCCAAGAAGTTGCCTATCTCTTCATTGGAATTTTCATCACCATGATCCCAGCTCTTGTATTACTGGAAGCACATGGAAAAGAACTTGGAATCACTGAAAATTGGCAATTTTTCTGGGCAACAGGTGCCTTTTCTTCGGTGTTAGACAATGCTCCTACTTATTTAACGTTTGGATCGCTTGCATCGGGTCTTCTCACACCAGCAGGATCTGCTCCTCTCACCCTTGGCCAATTCATAGGAAATGTCCAAGCAGAAGAGATTTTAAAAGCAATCTCTGTCGGTGCTGTGTTTATGGGTGCGAATACGTACATTGGTAACGCTCCAAACTTTATGGTGAAATCAGTTGCAGAAGAAAACAAAGTGAAGATGCCTTCCTTTGGTGGGTATTTAGCATATTCAATGGGAATTTTAGTTCCTGTTTTTATCCTCCTCACTTTTATTTTCTTCGTCTAA
- a CDS encoding aromatic amino acid ammonia-lyase: protein MFLHLSDLYSLSHSGSFSHLSERKVRLETERKTLESILSSSKEKLIYGIHTGFGPHAFTSNDELDIIQKSLIYHLTVEPVLTSHGTPHSHLSHKEARVVVAARLFSLSLGGSGIRYETLEILNELLELDCIPIIPERGSLSASGDLIPLSYIPLALLGESGFTGKGNELGPTKSNGKQSNIKGLPWTPHPKEAISLTNGTSFTTALLGYQVMEFRNLFLLTIELLQNLFHYHSVFPDAFHPEYHKHKQFVGPKFIASLLHPIVSKNPKLKVEGKRIQDIYSVRCIPQILGSIWDELESIKIIVEQELNSLSDNPVLIPTSLEDQTKYRFAEGGGFYASQVSFAADRLQNAMAVWFTWVDRFLNYLMEPKENDEFPLMLSAKPGTYAGLSGLGLMSAHLTAEVRRDSMPGSIQSIPTNGNNQDIVPMGAISVLRNRRTVLSATKLLAIFGYAVYQTSLFAKRKELVKDFQLFSGMNTMEKDRSLEFEIQTLVERIRNTTSSLVATPID from the coding sequence ATGTTTCTCCATTTATCTGATTTATATTCTTTATCTCACTCTGGTTCGTTTTCACATCTTTCGGAAAGGAAAGTAAGATTAGAAACAGAACGTAAAACACTCGAATCAATCTTATCCTCTTCCAAAGAGAAACTCATTTATGGAATTCACACAGGCTTTGGTCCCCATGCATTCACTTCCAATGATGAATTAGATATCATTCAAAAATCACTGATCTATCATTTAACAGTAGAACCAGTGTTAACTAGTCATGGAACTCCTCATTCTCATTTAAGCCACAAAGAGGCAAGGGTTGTGGTTGCCGCAAGGCTCTTTAGTTTGTCACTCGGTGGTTCAGGGATTCGGTATGAAACCTTAGAAATTTTAAACGAACTTCTCGAATTGGATTGTATTCCCATCATTCCGGAAAGGGGTTCTTTATCTGCTTCGGGAGATTTAATTCCTCTCAGTTATATTCCTTTGGCTCTCCTCGGTGAATCTGGATTCACTGGTAAAGGAAACGAGTTAGGACCCACAAAATCCAATGGGAAACAATCAAACATCAAGGGCCTTCCTTGGACCCCTCATCCCAAAGAAGCTATCTCACTGACCAATGGAACAAGTTTTACAACAGCCCTACTTGGTTACCAAGTGATGGAATTTCGGAATTTGTTTTTGCTTACCATTGAACTTTTACAAAACCTATTTCATTACCATTCTGTTTTCCCTGATGCCTTCCATCCAGAATACCACAAACACAAACAATTTGTTGGCCCGAAGTTCATAGCAAGTTTACTCCATCCCATTGTGTCCAAAAATCCAAAATTGAAAGTGGAAGGAAAACGAATCCAAGACATTTATTCTGTTCGATGTATCCCACAAATTTTAGGTTCCATTTGGGATGAATTGGAATCGATAAAAATCATCGTAGAACAAGAATTAAATTCATTGTCTGATAATCCTGTTTTGATACCTACTTCTCTTGAGGATCAAACAAAGTATCGATTTGCCGAAGGAGGAGGTTTTTATGCCTCCCAGGTGAGTTTTGCAGCTGACCGGCTTCAAAATGCAATGGCAGTTTGGTTTACATGGGTTGATCGATTTTTAAACTATTTGATGGAACCAAAAGAAAACGATGAATTCCCTTTGATGTTGTCTGCGAAACCTGGGACCTATGCTGGATTGTCTGGACTAGGACTCATGTCAGCTCATCTAACAGCAGAAGTACGAAGAGATAGTATGCCAGGTTCGATCCAATCAATCCCAACCAATGGTAATAACCAAGATATTGTTCCCATGGGAGCGATTTCTGTTTTACGGAATCGTAGGACAGTTTTGAGTGCAACCAAACTTCTTGCTATCTTTGGTTATGCGGTATACCAAACATCTTTATTTGCAAAACGGAAAGAATTAGTAAAAGATTTTCAATTGTTTTCTGGTATGAATACGATGGAAAAAGACAGAAGTCTGGAGTTTGAAATCCAGACTTTGGTGGAACGAATCCGAAATACTACTTCTTCTCTTGTAGCGACTCCAATCGATTGA
- a CDS encoding glycosyltransferase family 4 protein — protein sequence MHTFYVVSRFGVKDVPNERSLHDTVTKKSGGMFFIPVFLLSTFLFLLTPSESIGIDPFFILNEPLDLYLLLAGVFVFSILGFVDDLYHLTPKLRLFVELGIVFFCLWGIQPNVSFLGFELIPSFIQIVFLTIFLVFGINLVNFMDGMDWYLVTTFAICFISLGFILPNFYTKPNLGYSLYAVLFVSMFGFIFYNFPKAKLFMGDSGSLALGFFGLVLPLLYQNNSDGILWDVSDYFYLFPFFWIDGVTILIKRFFQKKHLFQAHREHLYQKLTETKLGKIGSLVVFSLLNVMVVCFQFLLREFGFGKITIFLILFVISILCYGIVWFSVTRKNLA from the coding sequence TTGCACACATTTTATGTGGTTTCCCGTTTTGGAGTGAAAGATGTGCCAAATGAACGGAGTTTGCATGACACGGTCACAAAAAAATCGGGTGGAATGTTTTTTATCCCTGTTTTTCTCCTTTCAACGTTCCTCTTTTTACTGACCCCATCAGAATCGATAGGAATTGATCCTTTTTTCATTCTAAACGAACCTTTGGATCTTTATCTTTTGTTAGCTGGTGTTTTTGTATTTTCAATTCTAGGATTTGTAGACGATTTATACCATTTAACACCGAAACTCCGACTCTTTGTCGAATTAGGAATTGTTTTTTTCTGTTTATGGGGTATACAACCTAATGTAAGTTTTTTGGGATTTGAATTGATTCCGAGTTTTATACAAATAGTTTTTCTCACAATCTTCTTGGTATTTGGAATCAACTTAGTTAATTTTATGGATGGAATGGATTGGTATTTGGTGACCACATTCGCCATTTGTTTTATTTCACTAGGTTTTATCTTACCAAATTTTTACACCAAACCAAACTTAGGATACAGTCTGTACGCAGTACTCTTTGTCTCCATGTTTGGGTTTATCTTTTACAATTTCCCAAAAGCTAAATTATTCATGGGGGATAGTGGGTCCCTGGCACTGGGATTTTTTGGATTGGTTCTCCCCTTACTTTACCAAAACAATTCAGATGGTATCCTTTGGGATGTTAGCGACTATTTTTATCTTTTTCCTTTTTTTTGGATTGATGGTGTCACAATCCTCATCAAACGATTCTTTCAGAAAAAACACCTATTCCAAGCACATCGAGAACATTTGTACCAAAAACTCACCGAAACTAAATTAGGTAAAATTGGTTCTCTCGTCGTATTTTCCCTTTTGAATGTAATGGTGGTTTGTTTCCAATTTTTACTAAGAGAATTTGGTTTTGGGAAAATTACCATTTTCCTTATTTTATTTGTGATTTCGATTTTATGTTATGGTATTGTCTGGTTTTCAGTGACTAGAAAAAACCTTGCCTAA
- a CDS encoding YdcF family protein translates to MDSLFFIFSKVLTVFLYPLPVFFLFCLYLLFRIKPKKTKFLFFLVCLFLYLTSSSYIANSLVSSLEKDYLPISIQDTPNADVAIVLGGMIQTISSVKARPELTDSADRITDAVRLYKAGKVKKILFTGGSGLLLSDEFREATLAKSLLIDLGVKESDIILESNSRNTYENAVETKKIVEKLNFKTYILVTSAFHMKRASGCFQKQNLHVFLFPTDYRSFQMDSGAFELFLPSAGYLDTTTFAIKEWVGYYVYRAKSYL, encoded by the coding sequence ATGGATTCCTTATTCTTCATTTTCTCAAAAGTCCTCACTGTATTTCTTTACCCCTTACCTGTTTTTTTCCTCTTTTGTTTGTATCTTTTATTTCGCATCAAACCCAAAAAAACGAAGTTTCTTTTTTTTCTAGTCTGTTTGTTTTTATACCTCACTTCCAGTTCTTATATTGCCAATTCACTTGTGTCTAGTTTGGAAAAAGATTACCTTCCCATTTCAATCCAGGATACTCCCAATGCGGATGTAGCTATTGTTCTCGGTGGAATGATCCAAACCATTTCTTCCGTAAAAGCAAGGCCAGAACTCACAGATTCTGCTGACCGAATTACAGATGCCGTTCGTCTTTACAAAGCTGGCAAAGTCAAAAAAATCCTTTTTACTGGCGGGTCTGGTTTATTATTGTCTGACGAATTCAGAGAAGCCACTTTAGCCAAATCGTTGTTAATTGATTTAGGTGTAAAAGAATCTGACATCATCTTAGAAAGCAATTCGAGAAATACATATGAAAATGCAGTCGAAACGAAAAAAATCGTAGAGAAATTAAATTTTAAAACCTATATCCTTGTCACATCAGCCTTTCATATGAAACGTGCATCCGGTTGTTTTCAAAAACAAAATTTACATGTGTTCCTCTTCCCTACCGATTATAGATCATTTCAAATGGATTCGGGTGCATTCGAATTATTTTTACCATCAGCTGGTTATCTTGATACTACCACATTTGCGATCAAGGAATGGGTTGGGTATTATGTTTACCGTGCCAAATCCTACCTGTAA
- a CDS encoding DUF368 domain-containing protein yields MPLTKKEILFCILNGFLIGIANLIPGVSGGTFALILGLYDRLITAITSLNLETIKVSLSLLVGFWKEDVRNRFALEMKRIDFWFLVFLGFGLLLSVISGAKVIQYLLQNHPQATLALFIGLIIPSLVVPYNLIEKHSVVVWLCLVPGILLTIVPSFFMGENSGSENPIFAFVTGVIAISAMILPGISGSYIMLVLGEYQIVIGKLSTILDPGSILFLAAFGIGCLLGLLIFTHIVKWLFVKYKSHTMTFLLGLILGSFFILWPFKDYANGQTIVGRSGEVKRDIQIATAKNILPKDFEEAQIPLASLVFGLVLGLGLNRLESLQEKK; encoded by the coding sequence ATGCCTCTTACAAAAAAAGAAATTCTCTTTTGCATTCTCAATGGGTTTCTCATTGGAATTGCCAATTTAATCCCTGGTGTATCTGGTGGAACCTTTGCTCTTATCCTGGGTTTGTATGATAGACTCATCACTGCTATCACTTCCTTAAATTTGGAAACCATCAAAGTTTCCCTTTCCTTACTTGTAGGCTTTTGGAAAGAAGATGTGCGAAACCGTTTTGCATTAGAAATGAAACGAATCGATTTTTGGTTTTTGGTATTCCTTGGTTTTGGTCTTTTACTTTCCGTGATCTCTGGAGCAAAAGTCATCCAATACTTATTACAAAACCACCCACAAGCAACTCTTGCCCTTTTTATTGGCCTCATCATTCCGTCACTAGTTGTCCCTTACAATCTCATTGAAAAACATAGTGTTGTTGTTTGGTTATGTTTAGTCCCCGGAATTTTACTCACTATCGTTCCTAGCTTTTTTATGGGAGAAAACTCTGGATCTGAAAATCCAATCTTTGCATTTGTTACTGGTGTGATTGCTATCTCTGCGATGATCCTTCCCGGAATTTCCGGATCATACATCATGCTCGTATTAGGTGAATACCAAATCGTCATCGGTAAACTTTCTACCATATTAGATCCAGGTTCGATTTTGTTTTTAGCTGCTTTTGGGATTGGATGTTTACTTGGACTTTTGATTTTCACTCATATCGTAAAATGGTTATTTGTGAAATACAAATCACATACGATGACATTTTTACTTGGCCTCATCCTCGGTTCCTTTTTTATCCTTTGGCCATTTAAGGATTATGCAAATGGACAGACAATTGTAGGTAGATCAGGTGAAGTGAAACGTGATATCCAGATTGCCACTGCCAAAAATATACTCCCAAAAGATTTTGAAGAAGCACAAATCCCACTCGCCTCTCTCGTGTTTGGTTTGGTATTAGGTTTAGGACTCAATCGATTGGAGTCGCTACAAGAGAAGAAGTAG
- a CDS encoding cytochrome c-type biogenesis protein CcmH: protein MRGFVYILLFLGITSNVFSQKTTTNLKEETQIQTFLKVTEKIRCICLPSLPIQSCSFNMCAASSYLKSFIENRIKEGMAEGEIISKMENGFGTSVLNDPIVIMFQENGNQGMVDSIVYGFGPKILAKPDDTWINATLLGLGVLGLFGIYRYGTKKSREKTNSSQVNSQTPSTSTTEAIKEKIRKFEES from the coding sequence ATGCGTGGATTTGTATATATACTGTTATTTTTGGGAATCACAAGTAATGTATTCTCTCAAAAAACAACCACAAACTTAAAGGAAGAAACGCAAATCCAAACCTTCCTTAAGGTCACAGAAAAAATCCGATGTATCTGTTTGCCAAGCCTTCCCATCCAATCATGTTCCTTTAACATGTGTGCTGCGTCCAGTTATCTCAAAAGTTTTATTGAAAATCGAATCAAAGAAGGAATGGCAGAAGGAGAAATCATATCCAAAATGGAAAACGGATTTGGTACTTCTGTATTAAATGACCCCATTGTCATCATGTTCCAAGAAAATGGAAACCAAGGTATGGTAGATTCAATCGTCTATGGTTTTGGACCTAAAATCTTAGCTAAACCTGATGATACATGGATCAATGCCACTTTACTTGGATTAGGTGTTCTTGGATTATTTGGGATCTATCGTTATGGAACTAAAAAATCACGAGAAAAAACGAATTCTTCCCAAGTAAATTCCCAAACACCGTCAACTTCCACTACAGAAGCCATCAAAGAAAAAATTCGCAAATTTGAAGAGTCTTAG
- a CDS encoding MBL fold metallo-hydrolase: MSANILADSKILKTHHAESGYQNPNPNFKRKGFWDVFAWQWDRFFLPYSLDAKSYPEFPIVKNDGSLLQKNQSKLSVTWVGHATTLVQIDGVNILTDPIWSERCSPLSFAGPKRYTPPGISITNLPKIDIIILSHNHYDHTDIPTLKTLEETFHPLVLTGLGNRKLLLGAGLKHVKEMDWWEEVTFRSLKLTFTPTQHFSGRSLFDRDETLWGSFMVVGAKEKVYFAGDTGYYTHFKEIANHFGPIDIAILPIGATEPRWLMEPVHIDPNQAVLSFLDLKAKYLVPMHYMTFVLSDEPLDSPVPRTKEAMKQSGISESAFVPLKIGESRFF; encoded by the coding sequence TTGTCGGCAAACATCCTTGCTGATTCCAAAATCCTAAAAACACACCATGCCGAATCTGGATACCAGAACCCAAATCCAAATTTCAAACGGAAAGGTTTTTGGGATGTTTTTGCCTGGCAATGGGATCGATTTTTTTTACCGTACAGTTTGGACGCAAAATCCTATCCAGAATTTCCCATCGTAAAAAATGATGGAAGTCTCTTACAAAAGAATCAATCCAAACTTTCTGTGACTTGGGTAGGACATGCAACCACTCTTGTCCAAATTGATGGAGTGAATATCCTCACAGATCCTATCTGGAGTGAAAGATGTTCTCCACTCAGTTTTGCCGGACCAAAACGATACACTCCACCTGGAATCTCGATTACAAATTTACCTAAAATCGATATCATCATTTTATCTCACAATCATTATGATCATACTGACATCCCCACTTTAAAAACCTTAGAAGAAACATTCCATCCTTTGGTTCTCACTGGACTTGGGAATCGAAAACTATTGTTAGGTGCAGGATTGAAACATGTAAAAGAAATGGATTGGTGGGAAGAAGTCACATTTCGTTCGCTAAAACTCACCTTCACTCCGACACAACACTTTAGTGGCAGAAGTTTATTTGACCGTGATGAAACTTTATGGGGTAGTTTTATGGTCGTTGGTGCCAAAGAAAAAGTTTATTTTGCAGGTGATACTGGGTATTACACTCATTTTAAAGAAATCGCCAACCATTTTGGACCCATTGACATTGCGATTTTACCCATTGGTGCCACAGAGCCGAGATGGCTTATGGAACCAGTCCATATCGATCCGAACCAAGCAGTCCTCAGTTTTTTAGACCTAAAGGCTAAATACCTAGTTCCCATGCATTATATGACCTTTGTTTTATCGGACGAACCTCTTGATTCTCCTGTGCCCCGCACAAAAGAGGCAATGAAACAATCGGGGATCTCCGAATCGGCATTTGTTCCTTTAAAAATTGGAGAATCTCGCTTTTTTTAG
- a CDS encoding cytochrome c maturation protein CcmE gives MNRKFLTLLFLIAISLGGIAYFSSQETSYLLLDASELAANPTKYSEQNLRVRGFVRAGSLVREGKKAKFDLELNDQIIPVFFTGETLLPDAFKEGARARVDGKLEKGVLVASHVEAKCASKYEAGYAEEK, from the coding sequence ATGAATCGTAAGTTTTTAACCCTTTTATTCCTCATTGCAATCTCTCTTGGAGGCATTGCTTATTTTTCCTCACAAGAAACATCGTATCTTCTCCTCGATGCTTCTGAACTTGCTGCCAATCCAACCAAATACTCGGAACAAAACTTACGAGTCAGGGGATTTGTTCGCGCAGGGAGTTTGGTCCGCGAAGGAAAAAAAGCGAAATTTGATTTGGAACTCAACGACCAAATCATTCCTGTTTTTTTTACAGGCGAAACTCTTTTGCCAGATGCGTTTAAAGAAGGAGCAAGGGCACGTGTGGATGGGAAATTAGAAAAGGGAGTCCTAGTTGCAAGTCATGTCGAAGCAAAATGTGCTTCCAAATATGAAGCAGGGTATGCAGAGGAAAAATGA
- a CDS encoding heme lyase CcmF/NrfE family subunit, producing MNNLGTILLSASLAILIFSAIQTIYGIISKERKAVELGRLALMTNPFVIVLTFVVLLTQLVRSDYSNYYVVMHSSEHLPLFYKMTSIWSGSSGSLLFWNLILNVFTFIVLWQTRKSIEDRIPMMNLILAVLSGFFSFLAVFYGDAQPFREFVPEAAAGRGLNPLLQHWAMIIHPPILYIGYVSISIPFAIAMSALVSGQLSEDWMKFIRKWTLFSWFFLGTGILLGSKWAYEELGWGGYWAWDPVENASLMPWLLTSAFVHSVVIQERRGMLKFWNMLLVILAFHFSLLGTWITRSGVLEGPHSFSKSTIGTPFIVYIIASFLFFTGFVIYRRKNLTPERNLEAITSKEGSFLLNNFLLVLSTAAILLGVFSPLLYGKEFKAPWFNSWGVPAGIFLLLLMGSAPLLAWRKGAGAVFFSTLLKPFLFGILGGGLYILFYSQNFTKPDSKYGDVLAEVYSVLTVGIGVFTIAGIIQEYYRGIKARREEHKDESLLRAGVNLLLKNKRRYGGYLVHFSLVLIFIGYAGNAFKINTSVRFFYELQPPTSEEIIYQSIDKAMIGGYQIEANTLKIKPVLISGLGGEPNIQNVIVSQEASYGIYRGLEKIATLDTERRFYPQISHLTGDFETHIPTSEPAIHSMAKEDFYIQLGAIETSDLKSENPDLPLMFMQYYFTPGSETDKLKLFLNFPRQIVANLEVWINPLVKLIWIGSLLYFMSGIFLLLPIGERKKQNKGNLT from the coding sequence ATGAATAATTTAGGAACCATCTTACTTTCTGCCTCTCTTGCCATATTAATTTTTTCAGCCATCCAAACCATTTACGGAATCATTTCAAAAGAACGAAAAGCTGTGGAACTTGGCCGTTTGGCACTCATGACAAATCCATTTGTCATTGTTTTGACCTTTGTAGTTTTACTCACACAACTTGTACGATCAGACTATAGCAACTATTATGTGGTGATGCATTCCAGCGAACACCTTCCTTTATTTTATAAAATGACTTCGATTTGGTCTGGGTCATCAGGAAGTTTACTGTTTTGGAATTTGATTTTAAATGTTTTCACCTTCATCGTGTTATGGCAAACAAGGAAGTCTATCGAAGACCGAATCCCCATGATGAATCTCATCCTTGCGGTTTTATCTGGTTTTTTTAGTTTCCTTGCGGTGTTTTATGGAGATGCCCAACCTTTCCGCGAATTTGTTCCCGAAGCGGCTGCAGGAAGAGGACTGAATCCACTACTCCAACACTGGGCCATGATCATCCACCCGCCGATTCTTTACATTGGTTATGTGAGTATCTCCATTCCATTTGCGATTGCGATGTCAGCTCTTGTCTCAGGTCAACTTTCAGAAGATTGGATGAAGTTCATTCGCAAATGGACTTTGTTCTCTTGGTTTTTTCTCGGAACAGGGATTTTACTCGGATCCAAATGGGCCTACGAAGAGTTAGGTTGGGGTGGGTATTGGGCCTGGGATCCTGTCGAAAACGCATCGTTAATGCCATGGTTACTCACAAGTGCCTTTGTCCATTCTGTAGTCATCCAAGAACGTCGTGGAATGTTAAAGTTTTGGAATATGTTACTTGTCATCCTTGCCTTCCACTTTAGTTTACTTGGCACTTGGATCACACGTTCAGGTGTTCTCGAAGGACCTCATAGTTTTTCCAAATCGACAATCGGGACTCCTTTCATTGTTTATATCATAGCGAGTTTTTTATTTTTTACTGGGTTTGTGATTTACCGAAGGAAAAATCTCACACCGGAACGAAACTTAGAAGCCATCACATCCAAAGAAGGAAGTTTTTTATTAAACAACTTTCTTTTGGTGCTTTCGACCGCAGCTATTTTGTTAGGTGTTTTTTCCCCACTTCTTTATGGAAAAGAATTTAAGGCTCCATGGTTTAATTCTTGGGGTGTTCCTGCAGGAATCTTTTTATTATTACTCATGGGTTCGGCACCACTGCTTGCTTGGCGAAAAGGTGCTGGAGCCGTATTTTTTTCTACCTTACTCAAACCTTTTCTTTTTGGAATTTTGGGTGGTGGTCTCTACATCCTATTTTATTCACAAAACTTTACAAAACCAGATTCCAAATATGGAGATGTTTTAGCAGAAGTGTATTCTGTTCTCACAGTGGGAATAGGTGTTTTTACCATTGCAGGAATTATCCAAGAATACTACCGAGGAATCAAAGCGAGACGTGAGGAACACAAAGATGAATCTTTGTTACGAGCTGGGGTAAACTTACTTCTGAAAAACAAAAGAAGGTATGGTGGGTATTTAGTGCACTTTTCTCTTGTTCTTATTTTTATTGGTTATGCTGGGAATGCCTTTAAAATCAATACATCTGTTCGATTCTTTTATGAACTCCAACCACCTACTTCAGAAGAAATCATCTACCAATCCATAGACAAAGCAATGATAGGTGGATACCAAATTGAAGCAAACACACTCAAAATCAAACCAGTCCTCATCTCTGGACTTGGCGGGGAACCTAACATTCAAAATGTGATCGTTTCCCAAGAAGCTAGTTACGGAATTTATCGTGGATTGGAAAAAATTGCGACACTTGATACAGAACGCAGGTTTTATCCACAGATTTCTCACCTAACGGGTGATTTCGAAACTCATATTCCAACAAGTGAACCAGCCATTCATTCTATGGCAAAAGAAGATTTTTACATCCAACTAGGTGCCATCGAAACTTCAGATCTAAAATCAGAAAACCCTGACTTACCACTCATGTTCATGCAATATTACTTCACACCAGGAAGTGAAACAGACAAACTCAAACTTTTCCTCAATTTCCCGAGGCAAATTGTAGCAAACTTAGAAGTTTGGATTAACCCACTGGTAAAATTGATTTGGATTGGATCCTTACTCTATTTTATGTCTGGAATCTTTTTGTTACTCCCCATTGGCGAAAGGAAAAAACAAAACAAAGGAAATCTAACATGA